Proteins found in one Anopheles aquasalis chromosome 3, idAnoAquaMG_Q_19, whole genome shotgun sequence genomic segment:
- the LOC126576763 gene encoding integrin alpha-PS3-like produces MVGFSTHVTDDGKEVLIGAPGWESFGTIIRYRHRENNKGNGNCRGKKNSQTIQLKASNYSVAGSAFCHETSIPPNDYFDPYLVVRKNMTFIPYLGYAVSSGRFVRNDPIMYVASAPKAKKGLGQVFIFDYVQRHSKNEIGIRVLKPFSGHQIGEYFGYALLTEDFNGDELPDLAIAAPMHSRTKEFDNGVVYVYLNKGGLHFELQAILQSSYGFGGRFGTSLGKIGDINRDGYGDMAVGAPHEGDGVVYIFLGSDEGINTKPTQLIKAPSTIKTNQPAMFGYAISRGVDIDGNGYNDLAIGAPNAETVYVYRAYPIVKVIATINLNQTRIPIGGASIEVEICFTREFALKDGPSFDVEMEYSLQLDLTYRRASFQNNASNPSSNVSSVGENGSCQKFLILITDSYATVDESKSPKPVHIDLSFNLSSKSSPPQGSHFCEQCALLDPNISNRVSKNVSVDFCDDPVCYSDLQLSSLTWVDIPEPYVIGSSETATLHVQVENLGANAHLSKLDLIVDLI; encoded by the exons ATGGTTGGGTTCAGCACGCACGTAACAGATGATGGGAAAGAAGTTCTAATCGGCGCTCCTGGTTGGGAATCGTTTGGAACTATCATACGATATCGACATCGGGAGAACAACAAAGGCAATGGAAACtgcagagggaaaaaaaactcccaaacCATTCAACTCAAGGCTAGTAATTACTCGGTGGCTGGATCTGCGTTCTGTCACGAAACTTCTATTCCGCCTAACGACTACTTCGATCCTTACCTCGTTGTAAGAAAAAATATGACTTTTATCCCTTACCTTGGGTATGCCGTTAGCTCTGGGCGTTTTGTGAGAAACGATCCGATCATGTACGTTGCTAGTGCACCAAAAGCTAAAAAAGGCCTAGGACAGGTGTTCATCTTCGATTACGTTCAGCGGCATTCAAAGAATGAAATTGGCATAAGGGTGCTCAAGCCATTTAGTGGCCACCAGATTGGCGAGTACTTCGGATATGCACTCCTCACCGAAGATTTCAATGGCGATGAACTGCCCGATCTCGCTATAGCAGCTCCAATGCACAGTCGTACAAAAGAGTTTGATAATGGAGTAGTCTATGTATATTTGAATAAAGGAGGGCTGCACTTTGAACTGCAAGCTATTCTACAATCTTCGTATGGCTTCGGAGGCCGCTTCGGCACGAGCTTGGGAAAAATTGGCGACATCAATCGAGATGGTTACGGTG ATATGGCTGTAGGGGCTCCGCATGAAGGTGACGGAGTGGTGTACATCTTCCTTGGATCAGACGAAGGAATAAATACAAAGCCAACTCAACTTATAAAAGCTCCTTCGACTATAAAaactaaccaaccagcaaTGTTTGGGTATGCGATCTCGCGTGGAGTAGACATTGATGGGAATGGTTACAACGACTTGGCCATCGGCGCCCCTAACGCAGAAACGGTTTACGTATATAGAGCATATCCTATCGTAAAAGTGATAGCTAcaatcaatttaaatcaaaCACGAATACCAATCGGGGGAGCTTCGATCGAGGTTGAAATTTGTTTCACGCGAGAGTTTGCCTTAAAAGATGGACCATCGTTTGATGTTGAAATGGAGTACAGCCTTCAGCTTGACTTGACCTACCGTCGAGCGTCATTCCAGAACAACGCAAGCAATCCTTCATCTAACGTCAGCAGTGTAGGAGAGAATGGCTCATGCCAGAAGTTTCTGATATTGATCACAGATTCATATGCTACAGTTGATGAGAGCAAAAGTCCGAAACCAGTTCACATTGACCTTTCGTTCAATCTTTCGAGCAAGTCATCTCCACCTCAAGGCAGTCATTTCTGTGAACAATGTGCTTTACTCGACCCGAACATTAGCAATCGAGTCAGTAAAAATGTCTCTGTTGATTTTTGTGATGACCCTGTCTGCTACTCCGATCTGCAACTTTCAAGCCTAACGTGGGTAGATATTCCTGAGCCCTACGTTATCGGCTCCAGCGAGACAGCAACGTTGCATGTGCAGGTTGAAAACCTTGGTGCAAACGCTCACTTGTCGAAGTTGGATTTGATTGT CGATTTGATCTAA